The DNA sequence GATGTGGTGGTGATTCGCTACGAGGGTCCGCGCGGCGGGCCGGGCATGCAGGAGATGCTCTACCCGACCAGTTATCTGAAGTCGCGCGGCCTGGGCAAACACTGCGCCCTGCTCACCGACGGCCGCTTTTCCGGCGGCACCTCGGGCCTGTCAATCGGGCATGTATCACCGGAAGCTGCCGGTGGCGGTGCTATTGCACTGATCGAGAATGGAGATCGCATCCGCATCGATATCCCGGGGCGCCGCATCGACGTGTTGCTCGATGATGCGGAGCTCGCGCGCCGGCGCGCCGCGATGGAAAGCCGGGGCGGTAACGCATGGAAGCCCGCACAGCCGCGCCCGCGCAAGGTGTCAACCGCGCTGCGTGCCTACGCGATGCTGTGTACCAGCGCGGACCGGGGAGCGGTGCGTGACATCGAGAAGATTCGCTGACGCAAGCCGAACACGCATGCGCGGCCGAGGGTCAGACCGAGGTCTTGCGGGGACGGAAAATCGCATAGTTGCCGTTGGCTTGCGCCACCAGGAGCTTGCCAAGATAGACCCTGGATTCGAGGTTCGCTATCGTCCTGCCGCGATTCACGAGCTCGGTCAGGCAGAAGAGCGTTCCCGCGACAACCGGCTTGAAGTAGTTCATCTTGATCTCGATCGTGGCGCAGCTCTCGCCCTCGGCCAGGGTCGGGTACAGTGCTGCGCCCATGCCCGTATCCGCCATGGCGTAGATGACCGCCCCGTGGACTACCCGATGAGGGTTCAGGTGATCAGCGGTTACCGTCAGCTCGAGCCTGCTGAATCCAGCCCGCTGTTCTGCAATGTGAAGGTCGATCAATTCGGCAAACGGGTGTGTCATTGGGTTCTGCGCGACTGCGCGCGACCTGTTTCCATTTGTCATGTTTCGCTCAGTGTAAATGGCCCTGAAGGGGCGGGGAAGAGAATCCCGGGAATCGTGATCTGGCATATGCAGCATGACAAACAGTGCAATTTTCCACTAAACGGGAATACTGGAAAGCTACAAGTTCCGGGTCATGGACTGCTGCGGCCAAACCAAGCTTTTCCGCCCTCTGATGGAACTCCGTATCCAACTGCTTGAAATACTCTGGAAGCGCTTGCTCCAATTCCTTTGCCTGGGCAGCAGTGAGCTTCTTCTCCATGATGTAACTGGCCCGTATCTTCCTGCTGGTTTCCTGAATTGACATCCAGTCCGCTGTTGCCAGGGACAGGGCTATGCCCTGTACACCCCCGGCGATTTCTCCCATTTCCGCCCTGAGCAGATTCAATACACCCGGCGACAACTCGATATCCTGACGCACAGCTTCAGGCTCGGCCGCGCAGGCATGCGCGCAAGCCATGCCCAGACCACCGATGACAATCATAGTCGCAAGGAATTTGTCGAACATTATGTGACCCTCTCAAGGCAATTGCGAAACAAGACGATGTAGCTCCACTGCGGCCGGCGCGGAGCGAAGCGACGATACTGACGTCGGCTGCAGCGGATTGTTCGGCACCAGGCGCTACTCCCTGTGCGTCAATGAATTTGGCATATACATCTTCCGGAAACTGCTTTCGGGCCCATCGTCGTCCTCGTCGTCCGCAGCTATGGGTCCGATCTCCTCGCCGTTTGGTCGAAGCAGCCATAACCAATCAAATGACCCGCCGCCAAGGAAGTATCGGTGCTGCCGCACCATCAGATCTCCCTTGTACTCTCCCTCATGGATTACTTCGAGGGAGTTTCCGGGGCAGACGAATTCTTCCTTTCCCGTACGGAGATCAAGTACGTGCACCGCGCCAGACGTCACCCACGCGAGGGAAAGAAAATAGATTTTTGTTCCATCAGGCGAGAACTGCAGCCCTGCGAAGCCAGCCAATGCTTCTTCCGGGTTCTCCGCCGACTTTCCTCGCAGCCACAACCTTGCGTTGGCTCCATTTGGTTCAGATGTCCATATCTCCGTTGCTTCTGTAACTTCACTCGCAGTATCCACGAGCTTGTCCGGAGTCGGCTTGACAAATGCAATCAGCTTTCCGTCAGGCGAAGCAGTGCGCTCACCCGCTCCACCTGCTCTCGAGGAACATGTCAATGCGACTACAATCAAAACGACCAACCAATGGATTCTCATACAGGCGACACACCAATTGACGAAACCCAATCGGGACAAGGAGACGCCTCACGGCGCCTCTCCTCCCACACCACCGTGTGTACGGATGGCGTACACGGCAGTTCGATGACATGTTCCTGCTTCGCCACCAAGGCAGGAAGTCCCAGGTCTGCAAAGTACCGCGCCGGCAAGAACCGGCGCACCCGCATCGCGGCTGCGTGCAAAACAGGTCCGCACTTCAAACCGCCCTGCTACGCCGAATCTTCACCCGAGCTATTTCCTTTATAAGACGCGCCATCACTCAAGCCCGGGCCTGTCCAACCCGGAGTAGATCGCGGCTGCGCGGGACCTATCCCTATTTGTTGGGCATCGGTATTCTCGCTCTCAATGGCGCTTGCCGGCTGGTTCATGCTTGAAGAGCATGATGCAGCCAAAGATGAACACCAGCAACACCACTGATGCGGAATAACGACTCAAGGCGAGACCGCCGGATGCGACCGGCTTGTCGAGAAAATCGCCGACGACGGCACCAAGCGGGCGCGTCAGCACGAAGGCTATCCAGAACAGCGATGTGCGCGAAATGCTGGTCCAGAAGTATGCGCCGACGACAAACATGAGCAGCGTGCCAAAGATAGTCGCGGCCCCAAGGTAACCGAGGCCAGCCGTATCCGCAGTCCAGTCACCGAGCGCGGTACCCAAGGTTTGCGAGAACATTATTGTCGCCCAGTAGAACATCTCGGGCTTGGGCGCAGTCACCGATACCACAGACACCGTGCCCATTGCGCGATACCACACAGCGACCGATGCGAGCAGCAGCGCCAGCAGGAGTGAACTGCCCCCCGAATATCCGATACCGAGGGAACGTGTCGCATAGTCGGCGAGCGTCGTGCCCACGGTAGTGGTCGCAATAATAGTGGTCCAGTACACATACGGCCGGAAGTGCTTGGCGGCAATCTGCACGCCTACCGCAGCGACAAAGAGTCCGGCAAAGATTCCGGTCGCCGCCAGGTAGCCGAGACCCATTGACATCGATACTGCATCGCCGCCGGTTTCACCAAGCGTCGTGGCGGCAACCTTGATGATCCAGAACAGCAGAGTGACTTCCGGCACTTTGCTGGTGATTTGATTCGATTCAGCGTTCAACCTATCTCCTTACTGGCGAACGCCACGATGCCAACGATGAAGCTCAGCGGCGGCGGCCGAGGAGCAAAGCGACGAGACCGACATCGGCTGCAGCGCTTTGTTCAGCGTCATTTCGCGGGTACGAGTTTGACCTGAAGCTTGCATCCCACAGCATGCGCGTACCGCTCGAGCGTATTCAACGACGGCGTGTGCTTGCCAGCGGCCTCTAGCCGGGAAATTGCACTCTTGGTAGTACCCATTTTTTCCGCTACTGCGTCCTGCGTAAGACCAGCGCGGGCGCGGGCCCTGAGCAATTGACCAGCAACTTGGTACTCAAGCTCCAATGGGGCGTACGCCTCGGAGAACCCTTTGCGCGCCCTGGCACGAGAAAGAAACTCCTTTTGATCGTGCTTTACGGATTTGTATTTCAGATTAGCCATTTTGCACCTCTTTGGCTCGCTTTCGAGCCAATGCCAGCTTTTTATCCGGAGTCTGCTCGGTTTTCTTTACAAACGCGTGGACGATAACCACACGCTTCCCGACCAGAAAGCAGTAGAACGCACGCCCGATCCCTGACTTGCCGCGCGGGCGAAGCTCGAGAAGCCCTCCCCCAAGAGCCCTGGCTGGAATACGGCAAGCGCAGGCTCGGGCCATGCTCCACAAGGAGTTCTACGAGACGGGCATAGTCAGCAAGCACATCAACCGGCCACGCTTCGATAGCAGCCAGAACTCGTGAATGATAGTACTCGACCTCGAAATCCATGCATGAATGTTAGCAAACACGCTAATGGCAGCAAGCGGCTGCAGATGACGCTCAACGATTGTGCTCAGCTGCGGCGGGCGAGGAGCGAAGCGACGCGACTGACGTCAGCCGGAGCGATTTTTTGGGCAGCACCTACGGTGCTCGCTTTTCCAGTACTTTGGCCATGCGTGTTTGCCAGCCGGCGCCGCTAGCCCGCCAGCGCGCTACCACGTCCGGGGGCAAACGTATGCTAATAGCAACTTTGGGGTTTTCAATCGGAGGCCGGCCCACCGGCCTTTCCCCACGCTTCAGGACCGCGCGCGCAAGCATTTCATCCGTGAGTGCCGGAAGATCCTTATCTGGCTTCGTCGAAGTACGGCGTGTGCCTGCGGATTTCTCGCGCATTGCATTTCCTCATTGAGATGATGTGGCGTGCGGAGCCTCGCGTTGTGCAGGCAATCATCACCATACGACCGTCGAGGCGGCCTACGCCCAAAACTCGGCGCTCGCCGTAATCTCGACGCGTGTCTTGTGCCTCCAGCGTGAGACCCGCAAACACATACCGCGCCCGCTCGAAGTCGAGCCCTCGCTCAAGCAACGCGCGTTCGCGCTTCACGCAGTCGTACATGATCCGCACGGAATTAGTGTATATACATATATGGCAGGATAGCAAGCCTGACGCCTGGAGGTGCACATGAGGTCACCTTGCTGCCCAACGCCGGCGCTCAGCCGTGACGGTTGAGGAGCGCCCGGTCATCCGCCGATTGCTGCGTGCAAAACAGGTTCGCACTGCCAACCGCTCCGCTACGCCGAATCTTCGCCCGAGCTATTTCCTGTATAAGACGCACCATCACTCAAACCCGGGCTTGTTCAACCTGGGATGAGGTCGCGGCTGCGTGCGACCTATCCCTATTTGTTACGTCTCAGCGAGGATCTGGCACGCCAAGATCCCGACAGATCTTGCGTGCAAGATGATCGTTGACTTCCTGGTGCCGTGGTATGGCTGACCGGAGATTCTGAGCAGGATTGTGCCACCAAGAATGCCGGCCTCCTTTCCGTAGAAGCGCGCAACCGTTTGCCTAAAGGTGCCGTGCAAGGTCCCGCCGCTTCATACGGCGATCTCGAGTTCCTCGAAGCCTGCACCTGCGGCACGCAGCGCATCGGTGCGATTCAGATCAAGTGCTTCCCTAAGCGTAACCCGCAAGGATTCAAGAAGTTCGTCACGGGTGGGCTCCTGGCAGTTGACCCCCGGCACTTCTTCGATCCAGCCGATCCAGCAACCCGAATCTTCCTTCACCACGGCGGTGTAGCGTGCGTTCATGTATTTCTACCTGCATCAATGTGATCGAGTTTACCCGCCTCGCCGAAGGAATGACACAACGACTGAACTCAGTCGCAGACGCCCGCATGGCGGCTGTCGGCTGGAGCGATTTGTTATGTTCCGACTGCCCCTGTACGTTTTGGTTACTCGACTTTTGCATACCAATCGCTGTGATCAATATGGATGAAATGGGACTTTCGTTCCGACGGTTGATCGATTGACGGCTCGAGTTTCGCACCACAGAACGGGCAGTGGGAGATTCCAATTATCGTGCTCCAGATCGTGTCCCCGACCTGTTCAAGATGCGAGTTGTCATTTAGATCTGCTTCGGTCGCACAACGTTCGACTGCCATGCACCAAAACCAGTGGCTTTGCCCCAGATTTCCATTGCTCGGAACTACGGCGACCCCTTCTGTCGGCATTGTTTTACAGCAGTGCTTTTGATTCGTCACTGGCGTACCACGCTGCAAACCAGAGGAACATAACGCCGAAGCTCAGCCGCACCGGGCGAGAAGCGAAGCGACGAGTGCGACGTCGGCTGGAGCGACTTGTTCGGCGTCAATGCTTCACCGCTTCAGCATGCAGTTTTAGGCCAAGCGCATTGATCACCTTCAGAATGGTGTCGAAGGTTGGGGCACGATCCCCCGACAGAGCCTTGTAGAGGCTTTCACGAGAGAGTCCGGCATCCCGGGCAACTTGCGACATACCTTTGGCGCGCGCGATGTGTCCAAGCGCCTTTGCGATAAAGGTTGCATCACCGTCTGCTTCCTCCATGCAGGCTTTCAGGTAGGCTGCCATTTCCTCGGGCGTCCGAAGATGCTCAGCTACGTCGTACTTGGTAGTCTTGGTCTTAGCCATGAGATAACCTCACCTCTAAAGCTCTCGCGCCAAACGTAATGCGGTCTTGATGTCTGCGGCCTGCGTGGACTTATCACCGCCTGCCAGCAATACAATCAACTCGCGCTTCTGCCGAGTGAAGTACACCCGGTATCCCGGTCCGTAGTCGATCCGCATTTCGGACACGCCCTCACCGACCGGTTTCATGTCTCCAGCGTTTCCACCCGCCAGCCGCTCTATTCGAGCCTGCACACGAGCTCGAGCGCGCAAGTCTCGAAGCTCATCGAGCCAGATTGCAAACGTCTCGGTCTTGCGGATCGCCATGTCGCCACTGTATCCGCCAGGCTACATTACGTCAACGACCTAATCTGGTGGGTCTTTGACGCCGAACGCCGAAACTCGGCCGCGTCGCGAAGCGGCGTCGGCTGGAATGAAGTGTTGGACACTAACGCTGTGGTCTATCGCCGGTCTTCTCATCGACGAAGCTCATTGGACCGTGATCTCCAGCGAGTCAGAGACCGGCTCACTTGCTGTCGGTTCGAACGCTGCATCGAGTTTGAGCACACTGAGCGAGATACGGCTCGTGCCGGGTCGAACGGCACGCAGCACGATACGGTTGCGAGTGGGGACACCCGGCGTCGATTCGAGTTGTGTCTCCAGACTGCTCGAATTGCTCGATTTCATCGTCAGGGCGGAAGCCGCAACGGAATACCAGCCAAGAGACCGTTCCCCAAGGAAGATCCAGTCGCCACCGAGGCGGTAGAAGCCGAATTCCGCAACCGATACATCGACCGTGACCTGCGTACCGACCGGTAGACGAGGTAGTAGCACCTTCTGGTACCCACCAAGTCCTGGGTGGAATCGAGGTTCCGTGACGTCGTCTTCGCTTGCACCTCTGATTTGGTCTACCTCCAACTGAATTCGACCTGCCTCGGTGTCGCCGCGGAAGTTATTCTGATACATCCAATAGCCAATCAGGAACAGTGCTGTGAGCACTACGACGGTCAGTCGAGCAAGCGCGGAGGTTCTTGTCACGCCAGATGATATGTCTAACGTCGTGGTTCAGCGGCCCGGCAGGGCGGCGGCAAACTTGCGCATGCAAGTTTGATGACGCCCTGTTGGGTACGCTGCAACCACTTGTTATGCGGCACCAGTGTTTCCCTCTGCAACAGCCCGCCGAAAGATCTCATTGAGTTCGGCACGGACCTCTTTGCCCTCCAGGAGATCCGGCCTTCCCTGGCCTGAGAACTGCTCGCCATGCCGCTCGAGTTCGGATTCAATGAAAGCGCCAATTTCTGGTATCGGCTCGCCGAGGCCTAGCTCAGACGTTCGGCTCTTCAACTCCAATAGCTCAGCGATGCTGTTGCGCAGCTGATGCGGCGCGACGGCCTCAACCAACTTCTCGAATTGGACCGGCGGAATGCCGAGGCCAGCTTCGATATAGCGTATCGCAAGCAAGGGCCTGAGCACGTAGAAGTATTTCTTGAGACGAACCCTGTCGTGGAACAGGTATTCTCGCGCGTTACGCCGAGCCATGTGGCTGTAGTGATAGCACAGCGCAGTGGCATTGAACGCGCGCGGTGCAAGGTCGCGAAGGCTCCGAGCCAACGAACCCTCCTCGATATAGGTGATCGGACTATGCAGCCACTCAAAGAGTGCGCCGTTGGTTCGCGTGAAGAGATAGAGCGCCTTCCGGACGTCCCAGCCTGAGCAGTCGATATCATCGACGATGGGATACTCAACCACGTCTCTCCGTCGCTCGACATCGAATGACAGGTACCACTCGGGTTTTCTGACGTAGATGAAGCGCACATCATAGTCGGAATCCGGTGACGCGAAATTCCATGCGCGACTTCCCGATTCGCACGCATAGGGAATCCGAATCGAATGCTCCGACTCTGCCTTTCGAAGGCGTTTGAGAATTTCGTCTCGAACTAAGATCTCCACGACCTAACTACCAAAAGAGATTGTCGGGACGAGACGGAGAGTGAGGTGCCGCATAACGACGAAGCTCAGCCGCGGCGGTTGAGGAGCGAAGCGACGAGACCGACGTCGGCTGCAGCGATTTGTTGGGTTGCACACGCTTTACGCTGCAGATTCACGCTGGACGTCCCAAGATGGAAAAACGAGAACGGCAGGATGACAGCGGAGAGCACGCGCAAGAATCTTTGCACGCTCGACGCCGAGGTTAACCCGCTCCCGCTCAATTGCGGAAATTGTGGATTGTGGGATACCCGTTAGCTGTGCGAGTTGGTTCTGACTCAACTCTTGTAGCTCCCGCATAATCCGGACGGAATCACCGACCGAGACATTTACCCGCTGTTTGGATCGTTGCATCTTCATACGCTACTTCCTGCGATAATCGTGCGCGGAAACCCGCACGACTTCCACGCATATGCTTTCCTTCAATACCCTATAAATCACCCTGTATTGCTGGTTCAACCGTGATGATCGGTGCTCAGCCCAATCTCCTGCAAGCGCCTCGTCGTTGAAGCCGCGAATCTTGCGTAGCCCAGGTGGGCCAGAAATCCGTACCACATCCTTCCACTTCTCGTAGCGCTTCAGGACCTCGGTGGGAAGCCCATCGAGTTGCTTCGCTGCAGACCGGCTTTCAAAGACTTCCCACATGCAGTGTATGGTATATACCTTAAATGATATGTCAAGCGAGATTCTGCAACCCAACGCCTGAGGTAACCGGCGGCATTGTGTGGCGCGACGAAGGAGCGACGCGCAATGACGTCCGGTTGACCGATTTGTTGTGCGTCAGAATGATCCAAACCCGCAGCGCTGCGCAAGGGGTGGAAGAAACGGGAACGGTGCGCCGAACCCGGAGTGGCAAAGAGCCCGCGCGCCCTCTGACGGGATGGGCCTGGAGCGTGACCCAAACGGGTGACCGCAGAGGGAAATGACAGCCCTGACGATTCTGTAAACCGAGGCATGATGCGGATCCCCGAAATGGCGGTGGGAGAACACGCGCGGACGTGCGAACCAGGAATTACGCGCATGCGGTGTTCCATAATTCGGCGGTGAAGCGGCCATCAGACTCGATTCATTGTGACGCACAACGCCTGAGCTCAGTCGCCGGCAGCCCGCGTAGCGGGATGACGGTCGGCTGCAGCGATTTGTTGGGCATTCAAGCCGTTGCCACCAGCAATTCTTCGGAATTGTTTGGTGGACGCAAACCATCTGTTCTGCCTGCGAAGTAGCGTTCCGCCAGATCGGCAGCCGACACATGCTGTACATTCTCAAACCCTGCCTCGCGGGCAAGAGCCATTATCTCGTTAGGCTTGAAGAAGCTAATCCAGGGCGTGCCACTGGCGCGTGCACCTTCTGCAGCGCGCTCGACGCCAATGCGTATCTCAGGATCTAGCATTTCAATTGGGCACAGGAATGACATGACAAATGTGGAACCAGACGCGAACGTTGCAATTTGGCGTAAGGTCGCCATGATTGCATCTTTGGTCAGATACATGCTTACACCGGTGGATGTTACGACTGCTGGGCGCTTAGCGTCGAAACCTGATGCAACCAGCCGCTCTAACAAGTTGTTGCCGGCCTCGAAGTCCACTGGCACGAGCTTGAGGTGATCGGCAATACCAAAGCCAGTAGCCAAAAGGCGCTGGCGCTTCCACTCTTGAGATTCCGGCTGATCCAGTTCGAAGACGCGTAGTTGAGATGCAAGTTTTGGCTTACGTTGTGCAAATGAATCCAAGCCCGCGCCGAGAAGAACATACTGACCAACACCACTCGCAACTTGCTCCTCGACCAAATCTTCGATGAAACGAGCTCGCGCCAAAATGGCAGCCCGGAACGGCTTTGTGAACAGGCTCATGTCCGGACGGTTACGCCAATCATCATCTGGTGCGACCAGCTTCAAGCCGACTTCATCTTCAAATACGTGTGGCGGCTCATCTACTTGTACATGCAACGCCCGCCATAGCGCGGTGCGAACGGCTGTATTGTCTGGTTCTGCGGCGTGTTCGTCTTGCATAGTCCTCTCTCTTGATGCCCAACGTTCGCGCATCAGGCGCGCGCGTCAGCGCGTCGCTCTGCATGCGCTTGTTAGGGCTCAAGCGACTTCCAACGGAGGTTACTTAGACTGCTCCTGCTCAACGCCCCACGGGTAGAGCCTTGGTATGTAGATTGTCAGGGCAGTCGCAATCACGAGCGACGCTACGGCGCCGGCAATGAACAATACCCAAGTGCCTGGCTTAATTACGCCGAGAGCTACGATCAAGAAGAGAATCGGCAGATCGAGAAAGTGGGTAAACGTAGCCACGCTTTCGGCGCGCGCCTGCTCGAGTTGAGCAGTGAATCTACCCACCTTCTGGGCTTCGTTCGTGAGCCTGCGCAACCGCATGAAGTAGAGCCTCGTGATGGTGTTCCCTTCGATGAATTCGAAAGCAAACAGAGCCACCATTCCGGCTAGCCACGGTATTTTCATGAAACCGCAACCGCCGAAGAATTCGACAATCAGCCAGGTTCCCGAGACTAAGAGAAGAATTGCACCGGGTACGACGACCCCGTCATAAAACACAGCGATGTTGCGCACCGCCTCGGCAAAACGGGGCAGCTCGCGCACTTGACGAGAGCGCAAGTCGCAGAGCCAAACAGCGATAAGACCTCCACCCATCAGGATTGCGCCCAATACATGCAAAAACTTGAGAAGTGCATAGGTCATAGGTGCTTGCTTCGAGCCCTAACACCGGAAATAAGCCGCCGCGTCAGCGGTCGGCTTGATTGAATAGTTGGGCGGCTGCCCGCGAAACGAAATGAATATGCTCGTCGACGGTGGTGCTCATGTAGTTCCCGACAGGCGCGAATTTTGGGTTCTTATGAGCGAATGGATTGGCCCCGAGCCACTCAACGAAGATCGACGTTGAAGCCAAAATGTTGTCTCTGACGATCCATTCAATGAAATCAGGGTCGAGTTCTAGGTGATCGCGTGAGTCACCAAGCATCACGACTCGAGCTTCCTTGTTGCCGTCCGGCGTCGGGACTCGGACGATGTCACCGAGATGCATTTTTGAGCCGTCGTCATACTTCATGCTGCTGCCCAACACCTGAGTTAAGCCGGGACGCGTAGCGGCTCGGCGGTGTGGTACACGATACCGCGCAAGCCGAGCCGCGAAGCGGTCTCGGCTTGAACGAATAGTTATACGGCACCTGCTGGAGTCACATATGCAGTCTCAGACACAGCTGGGATCTTGCGCTCTGCCGATAAGTGCTCGTGCAAAATTGTGGCGCCAACTGCGATCAACACGATCCCGCCTAATATCTCTGCACGTTTTCCGGCAAGAGCGCCAAGAATTCGGCCCAGCATTATTCCGAGTGTCACCATCACTAATGTAGTGAGGCCGATCACCAAAGCTACGAACGCGATATTGACGTCCAGAAACGCAAGTCCGACTCCAACTGCCATTGCGTCGATGCTGGTCGCGAATCCAGTTGCGGCGAGGCTCCAGAAACCATCTGGACGGCCAACACCATCAGGAGAACCTTCTGCGCTCTCAGATTTGAGCCCGGCGTAGATCATGTGGATTCCGAGCATGCTGAGCAGAGTGAATGCGACCCAGTGATCCCACTCGCTGATGTAATTTGCTGCTGCCAAGCCTAATAGCCAACCAATGACAGGGGTCAAGCCTTCAATCGTGCCGAAGATTACGCCAGCGCGGAGTGCATCTGGAAAGCGGGGCTTGTGCATTGCGGCGCCCTTACCGACCGCTGCAGCAAAGGCATCAGTTGACATGGCAAGGGCGATAAGAATGATGGAAAGCAGGCTCAACGAATTCTCCGCCTAGGGCAGTTCTGGAAGGTAATGATAGCCGGAGGGTGGCGAGAACGAAGGTTGCAAGACGTCTCGCGAGTCTCTAGTGCCGTATAACGTCAGAGTTAAGCCGCGTGCGCAGCACGTCGGCTTGAACGAAAAGTTATGCCAGCGGCAACGCAGAAGCATATGCCCGAAAGCAACCCAAGCGAAGCAGCCAACAAGGGAATAGCCCCGCTGACCTCAAATTGTGGAGCAACCAGCGAGGAATAGACTGGCACCGCAAGAAGCGAAGCAAC is a window from the Gammaproteobacteria bacterium genome containing:
- a CDS encoding PaaI family thioesterase, coding for MTHPFAELIDLHIAEQRAGFSRLELTVTADHLNPHRVVHGAVIYAMADTGMGAALYPTLAEGESCATIEIKMNYFKPVVAGTLFCLTELVNRGRTIANLESRVYLGKLLVAQANGNYAIFRPRKTSV
- a CDS encoding cytochrome c; translated protein: MFDKFLATMIVIGGLGMACAHACAAEPEAVRQDIELSPGVLNLLRAEMGEIAGGVQGIALSLATADWMSIQETSRKIRASYIMEKKLTAAQAKELEQALPEYFKQLDTEFHQRAEKLGLAAAVHDPELVAFQYSRLVENCTVCHAAYARSRFPGFSSPPLQGHLH
- a CDS encoding helix-turn-helix transcriptional regulator; this translates as MANLKYKSVKHDQKEFLSRARARKGFSEAYAPLELEYQVAGQLLRARARAGLTQDAVAEKMGTTKSAISRLEAAGKHTPSLNTLERYAHAVGCKLQVKLVPAK
- a CDS encoding BrnA antitoxin family protein, which translates into the protein MREKSAGTRRTSTKPDKDLPALTDEMLARAVLKRGERPVGRPPIENPKVAISIRLPPDVVARWRASGAGWQTRMAKVLEKRAP
- a CDS encoding BrnT family toxin, whose amino-acid sequence is MRIMYDCVKRERALLERGLDFERARYVFAGLTLEAQDTRRDYGERRVLGVGRLDGRMVMIACTTRGSARHIISMRKCNAREIRRHTPYFDEAR
- a CDS encoding type II toxin-antitoxin system HicB family antitoxin, coding for MNARYTAVVKEDSGCWIGWIEEVPGVNCQEPTRDELLESLRVTLREALDLNRTDALRAAGAGFEELEIAV
- a CDS encoding putative addiction module antidote protein, translating into MAKTKTTKYDVAEHLRTPEEMAAYLKACMEEADGDATFIAKALGHIARAKGMSQVARDAGLSRESLYKALSGDRAPTFDTILKVINALGLKLHAEAVKH
- a CDS encoding type II toxin-antitoxin system RelE/ParE family toxin, yielding MAIRKTETFAIWLDELRDLRARARVQARIERLAGGNAGDMKPVGEGVSEMRIDYGPGYRVYFTRQKRELIVLLAGGDKSTQAADIKTALRLAREL
- a CDS encoding nucleotidyltransferase domain-containing protein; its protein translation is MEILVRDEILKRLRKAESEHSIRIPYACESGSRAWNFASPDSDYDVRFIYVRKPEWYLSFDVERRRDVVEYPIVDDIDCSGWDVRKALYLFTRTNGALFEWLHSPITYIEEGSLARSLRDLAPRAFNATALCYHYSHMARRNAREYLFHDRVRLKKYFYVLRPLLAIRYIEAGLGIPPVQFEKLVEAVAPHQLRNSIAELLELKSRTSELGLGEPIPEIGAFIESELERHGEQFSGQGRPDLLEGKEVRAELNEIFRRAVAEGNTGAA
- a CDS encoding helix-turn-helix transcriptional regulator — its product is MKMQRSKQRVNVSVGDSVRIMRELQELSQNQLAQLTGIPQSTISAIERERVNLGVERAKILARALRCHPAVLVFPSWDVQRESAA
- a CDS encoding class I SAM-dependent methyltransferase, producing the protein MQDEHAAEPDNTAVRTALWRALHVQVDEPPHVFEDEVGLKLVAPDDDWRNRPDMSLFTKPFRAAILARARFIEDLVEEQVASGVGQYVLLGAGLDSFAQRKPKLASQLRVFELDQPESQEWKRQRLLATGFGIADHLKLVPVDFEAGNNLLERLVASGFDAKRPAVVTSTGVSMYLTKDAIMATLRQIATFASGSTFVMSFLCPIEMLDPEIRIGVERAAEGARASGTPWISFFKPNEIMALAREAGFENVQHVSAADLAERYFAGRTDGLRPPNNSEELLVATA
- a CDS encoding DUF2269 domain-containing protein; its protein translation is MTYALLKFLHVLGAILMGGGLIAVWLCDLRSRQVRELPRFAEAVRNIAVFYDGVVVPGAILLLVSGTWLIVEFFGGCGFMKIPWLAGMVALFAFEFIEGNTITRLYFMRLRRLTNEAQKVGRFTAQLEQARAESVATFTHFLDLPILFLIVALGVIKPGTWVLFIAGAVASLVIATALTIYIPRLYPWGVEQEQSK
- the mntP gene encoding manganese efflux pump MntP; this translates as MSLLSIILIALAMSTDAFAAAVGKGAAMHKPRFPDALRAGVIFGTIEGLTPVIGWLLGLAAANYISEWDHWVAFTLLSMLGIHMIYAGLKSESAEGSPDGVGRPDGFWSLAATGFATSIDAMAVGVGLAFLDVNIAFVALVIGLTTLVMVTLGIMLGRILGALAGKRAEILGGIVLIAVGATILHEHLSAERKIPAVSETAYVTPAGAV